One part of the Mycobacterium marinum genome encodes these proteins:
- a CDS encoding glycoside hydrolase family 64 protein — translation MSVVIVRPEWVAAAASDLAGIGSSVGAANAAAAGSTTAVLAAGADEVSAVIAGFFGTHAQEYQAISARVATYHRQFVQSLNAGAGAYAAAEAAGASSLQTLMRDALNLINAPTNALLGRPLIGNGTNGAPGTGQAGGPGGILWGNGGAGGSGAPGQTGGVGGAAGLFGNGGTGGAGGTGVTGTPGAAGEIGGTGGTGGAGGVGGHGGLLFGNGGTGGAGGTGGTGGVGGQVNAEGVVGAGGPGGTGGVAGAGGAAGLFGSPGHAGIGGQTGTNGAAGGGGFGFREDFINNTGLPDNQIYVTEIGQTTPGHWAWIDQNGVAHPIDHNAANAPGHLTKDGVNYANMSFTLDQAGNLTTPSEFQGGRLFISMKQPLYIAINSDNTGWAGPDPANPADPNYSTVYDWYEMTFNNGAIPFGGNTTQVDQFGFPFSVTVTQDSSGFAGTSGLTLSRAQVFQQFATTVPTEFQSLVVHDATGDPVRILSPRTAQPGGLSTWLDPSINDFWTTYQTNQFNYDGPGYTVQGSVNASDQFVYSVTPTGGSSTTYTMVKPTTAEVFAANGPFVGTAQQGAFLAELDAAFNRGVAISPDQWSNVADYYPTGGQWNNWAEFFHSDSINNLAYGFPFDDVNSQSSVLILDNSRPPTELLFNLGG, via the coding sequence ATGTCGGTTGTGATTGTGAGGCCGGAGTGGGTGGCCGCGGCAGCATCGGATCTGGCGGGTATCGGGTCATCGGTCGGTGCGGCAAACGCGGCCGCGGCGGGCTCGACCACGGCGGTGCTGGCCGCTGGCGCTGATGAGGTGTCGGCGGTGATTGCGGGGTTCTTCGGCACCCACGCACAGGAGTATCAGGCGATCAGCGCGCGGGTGGCGACGTATCACCGGCAGTTTGTGCAAAGCCTCAACGCGGGGGCGGGAGCCTATGCGGCCGCGGAGGCGGCCGGTGCCTCGTCGTTGCAGACCCTCATGCGCGACGCGCTGAACCTCATCAATGCACCCACCAACGCATTGTTGGGACGCCCGCTGATCGGCAACGGCACCAACGGGGCCCCGGGGACCGGTCAAGCCGGAGGGCCCGGCGGGATCTTGTGGGGTAACGGCGGTGCTGGCGGGTCCGGGGCGCCGGGGCAGACCGGCGGTGTCGGCGGGGCGGCGGGCTTGTTCGGCAACGGCGGAACCGGTGGCGCTGGCGGCACTGGGGTTACCGGCACGCCTGGCGCCGCGGGCGAGATCGGCGGTACCGGCGGCACCGGCGGGGCCGGCGGGGTCGGGGGCCACGGCGGGCTGCTGTTCGGCAATGGTGGCACCGGCGGTGCCGGCGGGACAGGCGGCACCGGTGGCGTCGGGGGCCAGGTCAACGCCGAAGGCGTGGTCGGTGCCGGCGGTCCGGGCGGCACCGGTGGCGTCGCGGGCGCGGGCGGCGCCGCCGGACTGTTTGGGAGCCCCGGTCACGCGGGCATTGGCGGGCAGACCGGCACCAACGGCGCCGCCGGCGGCGGAGGCTTCGGATTCCGCGAGGACTTCATCAACAACACCGGTTTGCCCGACAACCAGATCTACGTGACCGAAATCGGTCAGACGACACCCGGGCACTGGGCTTGGATCGACCAGAACGGGGTTGCCCACCCCATCGACCATAACGCCGCCAATGCCCCGGGCCACCTGACAAAGGATGGCGTGAACTACGCCAACATGTCGTTCACCCTCGACCAGGCGGGCAACCTGACGACACCGTCGGAATTTCAGGGGGGCCGGCTATTCATCTCGATGAAGCAGCCGCTCTATATCGCCATCAACTCCGACAACACGGGCTGGGCGGGTCCTGACCCAGCCAACCCGGCCGATCCCAATTACAGCACCGTCTATGACTGGTATGAGATGACCTTCAACAACGGCGCAATTCCGTTCGGCGGCAACACAACACAGGTGGACCAGTTCGGGTTCCCGTTCTCGGTGACGGTGACCCAGGACTCCAGCGGCTTTGCGGGCACCAGCGGCCTGACGCTGTCGCGGGCTCAGGTGTTCCAACAGTTTGCGACCACGGTCCCCACGGAGTTCCAGTCACTTGTGGTCCACGATGCCACCGGGGACCCGGTGCGGATCCTGTCCCCGCGGACCGCCCAGCCGGGAGGCCTGTCCACCTGGCTTGATCCATCGATCAATGACTTCTGGACGACCTACCAGACCAACCAGTTCAACTACGACGGGCCCGGGTACACGGTGCAGGGCAGTGTCAACGCCAGCGACCAGTTCGTGTACAGCGTGACCCCCACCGGGGGCAGCTCCACGACCTACACGATGGTCAAGCCGACAACGGCGGAAGTCTTCGCCGCCAATGGCCCGTTCGTGGGCACCGCCCAACAGGGGGCGTTCCTCGCCGAACTCGACGCGGCGTTCAACCGGGGTGTCGCGATCTCGCCGGATCAATGGTCCAACGTCGCCGACTACTACCCGACAGGTGGGCAGTGGAACAACTGGGCGGAGTTCTTCCATTCCGACAGCATCAACAACCTGGCCTACGGCTTCCCCTTCGATGACGTGAACAGCCAGAGTTCGGTGCTGATCCTCGACAACTCTCGGCCGCCGACCGAGCTGTTGTTCAACCTTGGGGGCTGA
- a CDS encoding methyltransferase — MNWYTGNTTYDTVLTIALAVAALVIIGGLFMQSPYGRFGATAGGVNLNPKLGWWLMEIPATVVFAICYLTGPQRFDAAPLVLAAIWLLHYGNRGWFFPLSIRQVPGKRSSFNISVLAAGMVITSMHGYLNGVFFSHDYRHQYGTKWLTDPRFLLGTLVYLGGFVLLVWSESIVRNLRDKKNPGATEYKIPYGGGFRFVTSPAYLGELIAWAGFALLTWSLAGVAIFAITAGNLVPRAFATQKWYREKFPDYPAERKALIPGVI, encoded by the coding sequence TTGAACTGGTACACCGGCAACACGACCTATGACACCGTCTTGACGATCGCCCTGGCCGTCGCAGCGTTGGTCATCATCGGCGGCTTGTTTATGCAGAGTCCCTATGGTCGCTTCGGCGCCACCGCGGGCGGGGTCAATCTGAACCCGAAGCTGGGCTGGTGGCTGATGGAGATCCCGGCAACCGTGGTGTTCGCCATCTGCTACCTCACCGGCCCGCAGCGATTCGATGCCGCGCCGCTGGTGCTTGCGGCCATCTGGCTGCTTCACTACGGCAATCGGGGCTGGTTCTTCCCCCTGTCGATCAGGCAGGTGCCGGGAAAGCGCAGCAGCTTCAACATCTCGGTGCTTGCGGCCGGAATGGTGATCACCTCGATGCACGGATACCTCAATGGGGTGTTCTTCAGCCACGACTACCGGCATCAGTACGGCACCAAGTGGCTGACCGATCCGCGGTTTCTGCTCGGGACGCTCGTGTATCTGGGCGGATTCGTCCTGCTGGTCTGGTCGGAGTCGATCGTGCGCAATCTGCGGGACAAGAAAAACCCGGGTGCCACCGAGTACAAGATCCCCTACGGCGGCGGGTTCCGGTTCGTCACCAGTCCCGCGTACCTGGGCGAGCTGATCGCCTGGGCCGGGTTCGCCCTGCTGACCTGGTCGCTGGCCGGGGTTGCCATCTTTGCGATCACGGCAGGCAATCTGGTTCCACGAGCGTTCGCCACGCAGAAGTGGTACCGCGAGAAGTTCCCCGACTACCCCGCCGAGCGAAAAGCTTTGATACCCGGGGTGATCTGA